The window TCGCCAATGGCGACCGGGATCTGGTCAGCTACCCGCAGAAGCGCCCGCTGATGCTGATCACCACGCGCCCCCCGCACCTGGAAACGCCCTTCGAGGTGTTCAACGAGAGCCTGCTGACGCCTAACGATGCGTTCTTCGTGCGCTATCACCTGGCCAACCTGCCCACCCGCATCGACCCGGCCACCTATCGCCTGCGCGTACATGGCCAGGTGCGCCAGGCGCTGGACCTCGACCTGGCGGCGCTGAAGGCCCTGGGCGAGCCCGTGGAGGTGATCGCGGTGAACCAGTGTTCCGGCAATAGCCGGGGCTATTTCGAGCCACGTGTCTTCGGCGCGCAGCTGGGCCATGGATCGATGGGCAATGCCCGCTGGGTCGGCCTGCCGCTACGCACCTTGCTGAACCACGCCGGCGTGCTGGATAGCGCCCGCCAGGTCACCTTCCGGGGCCTCGACCAACCGGTGTTGCCGGCCACGCCGAGCATGACCAAGGCCATCGATGTCGAGCACGCCCTCAGTGCCGAGCCGCTGATCGCCTGGAGCATGAACGGCGAGGACCTGCCCTTCCTCAATGGCTACCCGTTGCGCCTGGTGTTGCCGGGCTACTTCGGCACCTATTGGATCAAGCACCTGAGCGAGATCGAGGTCATCGACCATGAGTTCGACGGCTTCTTCATGCAGAAGGCCTACCGCGTCCCCGACAACGATTGCCAGTGCCTGCCCGCCGGCAGTGCGCTGGGCGCCAGCCGCCCCATCGGTCGCCTTCCGGTGCGCTCCTTCGTGACCAGCCTGCGCGAGGGGCAGACCCTGCCGCTGGGACAGAACCAGGCCCTGCGCGGGATCGCCTTCGACGGTGGTAGCGGCATCCGCAGCGTGGAGATCTCCGACGACGGCGGGCGCAACTGGCAACCCACGCAACTCGGCGAGGACCTGGGCAACTACTCGTTCCGCGAATGGCGCACCGATTGGCGGCCGCGTCAGCGCGGGGTCATTCATTTGCTGGTGCGGGCCCATAACGCACGGGGCGAAACGCAGCCTGCGGAGCCAACCTGGAACCCCGGCGGTTATGCCCGTCACTCGATCGAAACCCTGCCGCTGCACATCATCTAGAACAGGAGCGCCCGCCATGCCTGCAATCAGATTCCTGCTCGCACTCGCCTGCTCCGGCCTGCTGGCGGCCGCTGTCCGGGCCGAGCCCGTGAGCATCGAGTTGCCCATGGAAACCGCACGCCTGACGCCATCGGAACTGCCCGGCTACACCATCGCCAACCAGAAATGCACCATTTGCCATTCGGCGGACTACATCCAGTTGCAGCCTCCCGGCATGAACGAAAGCCAATGGCGCGGAGAAGTCGCGAAGATGCAGCACGCCTACGGCGCACCGGTCGACGATCGCCAGGCCGATGCGATCGCCGCTTACCTGGCCGATGCCTATTCCGGCAAGCCCCGCGCCCAGGCCGTCGCCACAGCACCGGCATCGGCGCCAGCCAGCCCGGCGAAGCAGGATGCCCGCAGCCTGCTCGACGCCAACGGCTGCCTGGGCTGCCACGCCCTCGACCGCACGGTGGTCGGGCCGGCCTACCAGGCGGTGGCCGAGCGCTACCGGGGCGATCCGCAGGCGCTACGGAGCGTGACCGAGCACATTCGCCAGGGCGGCGTCGGACGCTGGGGGCAGATTCCGATGCCACCCTTCCCCGCGCTGGACGACGTGCAAGTGAAGACGCTCGCCGAATTCATCCTCGGCCAGCCAACGCCCTAACTCCTGAAGAAGCCCCGCAGCGCCTGGTAGAGCGTCCGGTACAGGGCTTCCACCTCCTCCACGCCGCGAGCGCGCAAGGCGCCATGCACCAGGCCGACGCCGGGAAAGAACTCGACGTCGACATTGGCCTCGCGCAACGCCTCGCAGTATCGCTCGCCGTCGTCGCGCAGCGGGTCGAACTCGGCGACGGCGACGAATGCCGGCGGCAGGTCTCGGAAGTCGCGGGCCCGCAATGGCAGCGCCAGCGGATCGCGCCGGTCGCCGGCGTGGGGCAGGTAGGCCGCCAGGCAGGCGTCGAGGTCCGTCCGCGACAGCAGTGGCGCATCGGCACAGGCGTTCCGCGAGGGTGTCTGGGCATCGCCCAGCGCGGGGTAGACCAGCACTTGTCCACAGGGTAGCGGCTCGCCGGCCTCACGCAGGGCCAGGCACAGGGCGGCGGCAAGATTCCCACCGGCGCTATCGCCCATCACCAGCAACCGCGACGTATCGACCGGCTCACCCAGGCTGCCGTTGCGCAGGCGCCGCCAGACGGCGAGGCAGTCATCCAGCGCGGCGGGGTAGGGGTGCTCCGGCGCCAGCCGATAGTCCACCGCGACCACCAGCGCGCCCAGTTCGAGCGCCAACTCGGCGGTGATGAACTCATGGGATCCCAGGCCACCCAGCATCCAGCCGCCGCCGTGCAGGTAGAGCACGGTGGGCCAGCCGGTAGCCGGTGGAAGATCGGTCGGGCGGTACAGGCGTACGGTGGGCAGGCGGTCCAGGCACAGCTCGCTGATACGCAAGCCCGGCGGACGCGGCGGCGTCAAGGCAGCCGCCATGCGCTCGTAGGCCGCGCGCTGGGCAGTGATGGAGGGATCGCTTTCGGCGTAGGACTGGGTCCTCGCGACGAAAGCCTGCAGGGCATCGGACAGCGGATAGCGCCGCGCCATTGGCAATCAGCCCGGCAGGCCGATGGTGCGCCCGACATAGTCCGGGCGTGGCAGCGGGCGATGCGCCTCGGCCAGCGCCAGCACCCGTTCGAGCACCACGCCGTCGAAGGGCGCCGAGCGCGCGCCGCCGTCGAGGTTCACGTGCAGCAGCATCTGTTCGCTGGCGGCCAGGGCGAGGTCTTCGCCGGCGCGGTGCAGGCTGTGGAAGATATGCAGGCGCTTGCGGTCATGGGCGATCAACTGGGTGCGCACTTCCACCTTTTCACCTTCCTTCACTTCGTGCAGGTAGTTGAGGTGGACTTCGAGGGTGAACAGCGAGTTGTGGGTCGCCGCGCGGTTGTCCGCGTCCAGGCCCAGGTGATCCATCAGGGCATCGGTGGCGTAGCTGAACAGCAGCAGGTAGAAGGCGTCGCGCAGGTGGCCGTTGTAGTCGGTCCACTCGGCGAGGATGGGCGTTTCGTAGGTTTTCAGGGCGTGGGTCATGTTCGCGTCCGAAGAGCCCCTCTCCCCGGCCCTCTCCCTGAAGGGAGAGGGGGTGGTTTGGAGCGAATGATGAACCGTGAGGTTAGTCGGCGAAGGCGAAGCCGTGTTTGGCCTTGGTGTCCTTGATGGCGCCCAGCACCGCCAGCAGGCAGTCGTCACGGTAGCGTTCCAGCTCGGCGATGCTGCGCGAGCCCTGCTGTTCGGAGGTGCCTTCCACCACGCGGTCGATCAGGGTGTCGGTCAGCTCCGGAGCCGGCAGGTAGGTCCAGGGCAATTGCAGTGCCGGGCCGAACTGGGCCATGAAGTGGCGCATCCCGGCGTTGCCGCCGGCCAGGGTGTAGGTGAGGAAGGTGCCCATGAAGGACCAGCGCAGGCCGGCGCCGAAGCGGATCGCATCGTCGATCTCGCCGGTGCTGGCGACGCCGTCATTGACCAGGTGCAGCGCCTCGCGCCAGAGCGCTTCGAGCAGGCGGTCGGCGATGAAGCCGGGGACTTCCTTGCGCACGTGCAGCGGGCGCATGCCGAGGGATTCGTAGACCTTGATGGCGGCCTGCACCGCTTCGGGCGCGGTCTTCTCGCCGCCCACCACTTCCACCAGCGGCAGCAGGTAGACCGGGTTGAACGGGTGGCCAACCACACAGCGCTCGGGATGCGTGGCGTCGGCGTAGAACTCGCTGGGCAGCAGGCCCGAGGTGCTGGAGCCGATCAGGGCATTGGGGCGGGCCGCAGCGCTGATCTTTGCGTGCAGCTCACACTTGAGGTCGAGGCGTTCGGGGGCGCTTTCCTGGATGAAGTCGGCGTCACGCACGCATTCTTCGATGGTGGCAACGAAGCGCAGGCGATCCTGCGAGGCACCGGGGGCCAGGCCCGCCTTTTCCAGCGCCGGCCAGGCATTGGCGATGCGTGCGCGCAGGGCGGCTTCGGCGCCGGGGGCCGGGTCCCAGGCGATGACGTCGAGGCCGTGGGCCAGGGCACGGGCGACCCAGCCGCTGCCGATGACGCCGCTGCCGAGGGCGGCGAAGGTTTTGATGTCAGTGATGAAGGACATGGAAGGCTCCGGAAAGTCGTCAGGCTCTTCGTAGGGCGCATAACGCGCAGCGTTATCCGCCGTGCTGGTATGGCGGCGGATAACCCGTTCCGGGTTATTCGCCCTACGGTGTTGAGGTTCGGGATCAGCGCGGCTTGAGGTTCATCTTCTTGCGCCCCTCGGCCGGGGTCAGGGCGCGGCCGCCGAGGCGTTCGATGATCTCGATGGCGCGTTCGACCAGTTGGCCGTTGCTGGCATGCACGCCGCGGTCGAGCCAGATGTTGTCCTCCAGGCCGACGCGCACGTTGCCGCCCAGCAGCATGGCCTGGGCGACCATGGGCATCTGCGAGCGGCCGATGCCGAAGCCGGCCCAGGTCAGGCCGTCCGGGATGTTGTCGGCCATGGCCTTCATGGTGGTGGTGTCGGCCGGCGCGCCCCACGGGATGCCGAGGCAGATCTGGATCAACGGGTCTTCCAGCAGGCCTTCCTTGAGCATCTGCTTGGCGAACCAGAGGTGGCCGGTGTCGAAGATTTCCAGCTCGGCCTTCACGCCCAGCTCGGTGATGCGCTTGGCGCCGGCGCGCAGCTGGGCCGGGGTGGAGACGTAGATGAAGTCGCCGTCGCCGAAGTTCAGGGTGCCGCAGTCCAGGGTGCAGATTTCCGGCAGCAGTTCTTCGACGTGGGCCAGACGCTCGAGCGGGCCGACCAGGTCGGTGCCGGCGCCGAATTCCAGCGGCCGCTCGCCCTTGCCGATCTCCAGGTCCCCGCCCATGCCGGCGGTGAGGTTGATGATGACGTCGGTGTCGCTCTCGCGGATGCGCTCCACCACTTCGCGATAGAGGTTCACATCACGGCTGGGCTTGCCGGTCTGCGGGTCACGCACGTGGCAGTGGGCGACGGTGGCGCCGGCTTTGGCGGCCTCAATGGCGGCGGCAGCGATTTCCTTGGGAGTGACGGGGATGGCCGGGTGCTTGCCGACGGTGTCGCCGGCGCCGGTCACCGCGCAGGTAACGATGACTTCGTAGTTCACGGTGGAACTCCTTCTTGTGGGCGAGCGGAACCCCTGCGCGGCGGTGCGCAGGGAGTCCTGTAGGGGGAGTTACTTGAGCGAGACCTGGACGGCGCCGAGGCCATCCTTGCCATCGAAGGTGGTGACGCCGGCGAGCCACTTCTGCAGCGACTCGGGGTGCGCCTTGAGCCAGGCCTTGGCGGCATCCACCGGCTGGGTGCGGTCGAGGATCGGCTCCATCACCTGACTGACCTGTTCGCTGGTGAAGTTCAGGTTGTGCAGCAGCTTGGCGACGTTGGTGCACTGCTGCTGGTAGCCGCCGGCGGTCATGATGGAGACGGTGGCGGCGCCTTCGTTGGGACCGAAAGCGTCGTCGCTGCCGGTGAGGTATTTCATGTCGATCTGCAGGTTCATCGGGTGCGGTTTCCAGCCGAAGAACACCACCCACTGCTGGCGCTTGATGGCACGCTTGACCGCGGTGAGCATGCCGGCCTCGCTGGACTCGACGATCTGGAAGCCCTTCAGGCCGAACTTGTCGTCGGCGATCATCTTCGCGGTGATGCGGTTGGACCCGCTGCCCGGCTCGATCAGGTAGATCTTGTTGTCGAGCTTGTCCCTGAACTTGGCGATGTCGGCGAAGGTCTTCAGGCCGCCGTCGTAGACGTAGGTCGGCACGGCGTAGGTGGACTGCGCATCGGCCAGGGTCGCCGGGGTGATGACTTCGATCTGCTGCTTGTCGAGGTAAGGCTTGGCTACCGGTTGCATGGTCGGCTGCCAGTAGCCGAGGAAGAGGTCGAGCTGCTTGTCGGCCATGCCGGCGAGGATGATCTGCTGCGAGGCGCTGGTCTGCTTGACCTTGTAGCCCAGGCCGTCGAGCACGGCTTCGGCGATTGCACTGCTGGCCACCACGTCGGTCCAGTTCACCGACCCCATGCGCACGTTCTGGCATTGCGCGGG of the Pseudomonas sp. PSE14 genome contains:
- a CDS encoding molybdopterin-dependent oxidoreductase, with protein sequence MSDSQQRGGLDRRHFLQVALLAGAGLATQPLQALAANVARQPFANGDRDLVSYPQKRPLMLITTRPPHLETPFEVFNESLLTPNDAFFVRYHLANLPTRIDPATYRLRVHGQVRQALDLDLAALKALGEPVEVIAVNQCSGNSRGYFEPRVFGAQLGHGSMGNARWVGLPLRTLLNHAGVLDSARQVTFRGLDQPVLPATPSMTKAIDVEHALSAEPLIAWSMNGEDLPFLNGYPLRLVLPGYFGTYWIKHLSEIEVIDHEFDGFFMQKAYRVPDNDCQCLPAGSALGASRPIGRLPVRSFVTSLREGQTLPLGQNQALRGIAFDGGSGIRSVEISDDGGRNWQPTQLGEDLGNYSFREWRTDWRPRQRGVIHLLVRAHNARGETQPAEPTWNPGGYARHSIETLPLHII
- a CDS encoding c-type cytochrome, coding for MPAIRFLLALACSGLLAAAVRAEPVSIELPMETARLTPSELPGYTIANQKCTICHSADYIQLQPPGMNESQWRGEVAKMQHAYGAPVDDRQADAIAAYLADAYSGKPRAQAVATAPASAPASPAKQDARSLLDANGCLGCHALDRTVVGPAYQAVAERYRGDPQALRSVTEHIRQGGVGRWGQIPMPPFPALDDVQVKTLAEFILGQPTP
- a CDS encoding alpha/beta hydrolase translates to MARRYPLSDALQAFVARTQSYAESDPSITAQRAAYERMAAALTPPRPPGLRISELCLDRLPTVRLYRPTDLPPATGWPTVLYLHGGGWMLGGLGSHEFITAELALELGALVVAVDYRLAPEHPYPAALDDCLAVWRRLRNGSLGEPVDTSRLLVMGDSAGGNLAAALCLALREAGEPLPCGQVLVYPALGDAQTPSRNACADAPLLSRTDLDACLAAYLPHAGDRRDPLALPLRARDFRDLPPAFVAVAEFDPLRDDGERYCEALREANVDVEFFPGVGLVHGALRARGVEEVEALYRTLYQALRGFFRS
- a CDS encoding thioesterase family protein, yielding MTHALKTYETPILAEWTDYNGHLRDAFYLLLFSYATDALMDHLGLDADNRAATHNSLFTLEVHLNYLHEVKEGEKVEVRTQLIAHDRKRLHIFHSLHRAGEDLALAASEQMLLHVNLDGGARSAPFDGVVLERVLALAEAHRPLPRPDYVGRTIGLPG
- a CDS encoding L-carnitine dehydrogenase, giving the protein MSFITDIKTFAALGSGVIGSGWVARALAHGLDVIAWDPAPGAEAALRARIANAWPALEKAGLAPGASQDRLRFVATIEECVRDADFIQESAPERLDLKCELHAKISAAARPNALIGSSTSGLLPSEFYADATHPERCVVGHPFNPVYLLPLVEVVGGEKTAPEAVQAAIKVYESLGMRPLHVRKEVPGFIADRLLEALWREALHLVNDGVASTGEIDDAIRFGAGLRWSFMGTFLTYTLAGGNAGMRHFMAQFGPALQLPWTYLPAPELTDTLIDRVVEGTSEQQGSRSIAELERYRDDCLLAVLGAIKDTKAKHGFAFAD
- a CDS encoding 3-keto-5-aminohexanoate cleavage protein encodes the protein MNYEVIVTCAVTGAGDTVGKHPAIPVTPKEIAAAAIEAAKAGATVAHCHVRDPQTGKPSRDVNLYREVVERIRESDTDVIINLTAGMGGDLEIGKGERPLEFGAGTDLVGPLERLAHVEELLPEICTLDCGTLNFGDGDFIYVSTPAQLRAGAKRITELGVKAELEIFDTGHLWFAKQMLKEGLLEDPLIQICLGIPWGAPADTTTMKAMADNIPDGLTWAGFGIGRSQMPMVAQAMLLGGNVRVGLEDNIWLDRGVHASNGQLVERAIEIIERLGGRALTPAEGRKKMNLKPR
- the choX gene encoding choline ABC transporter substrate-binding protein, with the protein product MKSTIKAVGCAALLVAANTTWAAEPAQCQNVRMGSVNWTDVVASSAIAEAVLDGLGYKVKQTSASQQIILAGMADKQLDLFLGYWQPTMQPVAKPYLDKQQIEVITPATLADAQSTYAVPTYVYDGGLKTFADIAKFRDKLDNKIYLIEPGSGSNRITAKMIADDKFGLKGFQIVESSEAGMLTAVKRAIKRQQWVVFFGWKPHPMNLQIDMKYLTGSDDAFGPNEGAATVSIMTAGGYQQQCTNVAKLLHNLNFTSEQVSQVMEPILDRTQPVDAAKAWLKAHPESLQKWLAGVTTFDGKDGLGAVQVSLK